The proteins below are encoded in one region of Ornithinimicrobium avium:
- a CDS encoding SDR family NAD(P)-dependent oxidoreductase: MGGARVALVTGASRGIGDHLVRALLEAGWAVVGLSRSGQVADGAEGMPCDVTDAAAVERAVADVVGSHGRIDLLVNNAGLIETERPLWEADVEEWWQVMVTNVRGPFLLTRAVVPHMIAAGGGRIINLNSGSGTRESDVLTAYHASKSALARLTGGVALAGAEHGVRAFDMAPGVVESDMTRSMELHRGRTEWTDPQDVTELALAIAGGELDGFTGRFLRAGTDDLDELRERSRAGLGEGERMLRLRPWGDDDPVAG; the protein is encoded by the coding sequence ATGGGCGGCGCGCGCGTCGCCCTGGTCACCGGAGCCTCCCGGGGCATCGGCGACCACCTGGTGCGCGCGCTGCTGGAGGCCGGGTGGGCCGTCGTCGGGCTCTCCCGATCGGGCCAGGTCGCCGACGGGGCCGAGGGGATGCCGTGCGACGTCACCGACGCGGCCGCGGTCGAGCGTGCGGTCGCCGACGTGGTGGGCAGCCACGGCCGGATCGACCTGCTCGTCAACAACGCCGGCCTGATCGAGACCGAGCGGCCGCTGTGGGAGGCCGACGTCGAGGAGTGGTGGCAGGTGATGGTCACCAACGTGCGCGGACCGTTCCTGCTGACGCGGGCCGTCGTGCCGCACATGATCGCCGCCGGCGGCGGGCGGATCATCAACCTCAACTCCGGGTCGGGCACGCGGGAGAGCGACGTGCTCACGGCCTACCACGCGTCCAAGTCCGCCCTCGCCCGGCTGACCGGGGGAGTGGCGCTGGCCGGCGCCGAGCACGGCGTGCGGGCCTTCGACATGGCGCCCGGCGTGGTCGAGTCGGACATGACCCGCTCGATGGAGCTGCACCGCGGCCGCACCGAGTGGACAGACCCCCAGGACGTCACGGAGCTCGCGCTGGCCATCGCCGGCGGCGAGCTCGACGGCTTCACCGGCCGTTTCTTGCGCGCCGGCACCGACGACCTCGACGAGCTGCGCGAGCGCTCCCGGGCAGGCCTGGGCGAGGGTGAGCGGATGCTGCGGCTACGGCCCTGGGGCGACGACGACCCTGTTGCGGGCTGA
- a CDS encoding aminoglycoside phosphotransferase family protein, with protein sequence MYGVRLAWGDLPPDLRSWVGDVLGGPVVTAVSQPGGFSPGTADRVVTASGRRAFVKAVSPAQNPGTPALHRREAAVLRTLTGLAEVPQLIDAYDDGDWVALVVEDVEGAHPSIPWTDEELRASLTSLTRLAGRAAPTTWPALEEELVGELGAWARIRQAGPATVGTPLDPWVADRLDELVDLSARTLPRLRGEAISHTDVRADNLLVTPDGSVRVVDWPWASRGAAWADAVMLLVNVRWGGGLDVRPHLGTVLDLGATHEDVLGLVAGLGGFCTEAGGRAPEPGLPTLRQFQREQARACLLLLRDLWDG encoded by the coding sequence GTGTACGGCGTCCGACTCGCCTGGGGGGACCTGCCGCCGGACCTGCGCTCCTGGGTCGGGGACGTCCTCGGCGGTCCGGTCGTCACCGCGGTCTCCCAGCCGGGCGGCTTCTCGCCCGGCACGGCCGACCGCGTCGTCACGGCCTCGGGCCGTCGCGCCTTCGTCAAGGCCGTCAGCCCGGCCCAGAACCCCGGCACCCCTGCCCTGCACCGCCGCGAGGCCGCCGTGCTCCGCACGCTCACCGGCCTGGCCGAGGTCCCGCAGCTGATCGACGCCTACGACGACGGGGACTGGGTCGCCCTGGTCGTCGAGGACGTCGAGGGAGCTCACCCGAGCATCCCCTGGACCGACGAGGAGCTGCGCGCCAGCCTCACGTCGCTGACGCGCCTGGCGGGCCGGGCTGCGCCGACGACGTGGCCGGCCCTCGAGGAGGAGCTGGTCGGTGAGCTCGGAGCCTGGGCCCGGATCCGGCAAGCAGGTCCGGCCACGGTCGGCACGCCTCTCGACCCCTGGGTCGCCGACCGCCTCGACGAGCTCGTGGACCTGTCCGCCCGGACGCTCCCGCGGCTGCGGGGTGAGGCGATCTCCCACACCGACGTGCGCGCCGACAACCTCCTGGTCACCCCGGACGGGAGCGTGCGGGTGGTGGACTGGCCGTGGGCCTCCCGCGGTGCCGCGTGGGCCGACGCGGTGATGCTCCTCGTCAACGTGCGCTGGGGCGGCGGTCTCGACGTCCGTCCCCACCTGGGCACGGTGCTCGACCTCGGTGCGACGCACGAGGACGTGCTCGGCCTGGTCGCGGGCCTCGGCGGGTTCTGCACGGAGGCGGGCGGTCGGGCTCCCGAGCCCGGGCTGCCCACCCTGAGGCAGTTCCAGCGGGAGCAGGCTCGGGCGTGCCTCCTGCTGCTGCGGGACCTCTGGGACGGGTGA
- the argR gene encoding arginine repressor, which produces MTSIPMTRAARHQRISDLLERHAVGSQGQLLDLLSEDGISVTQATLSRDLVDLGAVKVRRSRQLVYAVPAEGGDTTPRPAQDAGEVSSRLVRLLQELLVSARAVGNQVVLRTPPGAAQFLAAAIDRNDDPEILGTIAGDDTILVITTAPDGGPATAHRLLSLADDAEPRDQD; this is translated from the coding sequence GTGACCAGCATTCCGATGACGCGTGCGGCCCGCCACCAGCGGATCTCCGACCTGCTCGAGCGGCACGCCGTGGGATCGCAGGGACAGCTGCTCGACCTGCTGTCCGAGGACGGGATCTCGGTCACCCAGGCCACCCTGTCGCGCGACCTGGTCGACCTCGGCGCGGTCAAGGTCCGCCGGAGCCGGCAGCTGGTGTATGCGGTGCCGGCGGAGGGCGGCGACACGACCCCTCGTCCCGCCCAGGACGCCGGCGAGGTCTCCTCACGCCTCGTGCGCCTGCTCCAGGAGCTGCTCGTCAGCGCGCGGGCGGTCGGCAACCAGGTGGTCCTGCGCACACCCCCGGGTGCGGCGCAGTTCCTCGCCGCCGCGATCGACCGCAACGACGACCCGGAGATCCTGGGCACCATCGCCGGCGACGACACGATCCTGGTCATCACCACGGCGCCCGACGGGGGCCCCGCCACGGCGCACCGGCTGCTCTCGCTGGCGGACGACGCCGAGCCGCGGGACCAGGACTGA
- the argH gene encoding argininosuccinate lyase, with protein sequence MTVSLWGGRFAGGPSDALAALSKSTHFDWRLAPYDLAGSRAHARVLHRAGLLSEEHLETMLDGLRGLGEDVRSGDFVPADGDEDVHTALERGLLERIGPEVGGRLRAGRSRNDQVATLFRMYLRDQARLISGKVLDVVQALVDQAARHPGTAMPGRTHLQHAQPVLLAHHLQAHAWALLRDVDRWTDWDRRASVSPYGSGALAGSSLGLDPASVAHDLGMSAPVENSIDGTASRDFAAEFSFVAAMVGIDLSRLAEEVILWATAEFGFVTLDDAFSTGSSIMPQKKNPDVAELARGKAGRLVGDLAGLLASLKGLPLAYNRDLQEDKEPVFDAVDTLEVLLPAVSGMVATLTFHTDRLEELAPQGFSLATDVAEWLVREGVPFRVAHEVAGECVRVCESRGIGLEDLGDEDLRAISVHLHPGVRSVLTVPGSIASRDAHGGTAPVRVAEQRAHLLHEVAARRHWVETMPLVRD encoded by the coding sequence ATGACTGTGAGCCTGTGGGGCGGCCGTTTCGCCGGCGGCCCGAGCGACGCGCTGGCCGCGTTGAGCAAGAGCACGCACTTCGACTGGCGTCTGGCGCCCTACGACCTGGCCGGGTCGCGCGCCCACGCCCGGGTCCTGCACCGGGCCGGGCTGCTCTCCGAGGAGCACCTGGAGACGATGCTCGACGGCCTGCGCGGGCTCGGCGAGGACGTCCGCTCCGGCGACTTCGTGCCGGCCGACGGCGACGAGGACGTGCACACCGCGCTGGAGCGCGGCCTGCTGGAGCGGATCGGCCCGGAGGTGGGCGGCCGGCTGCGGGCCGGCCGCTCGCGCAACGACCAGGTGGCCACCCTGTTCCGGATGTACCTGCGCGACCAGGCCAGGCTGATCTCCGGCAAGGTCCTCGACGTCGTGCAGGCGCTCGTGGATCAGGCGGCGCGCCACCCCGGGACCGCCATGCCGGGCCGTACGCACCTGCAGCACGCGCAGCCGGTGCTCCTCGCCCACCACCTGCAGGCGCACGCCTGGGCACTGCTGCGCGACGTGGACCGCTGGACCGACTGGGACAGGCGGGCCTCGGTCTCGCCGTACGGCTCGGGGGCCCTCGCCGGCTCCTCGCTCGGCCTGGACCCAGCCTCGGTCGCGCACGACCTGGGGATGAGCGCGCCCGTCGAGAACTCCATCGACGGCACCGCCTCCCGGGACTTCGCCGCGGAATTCTCCTTCGTCGCGGCGATGGTCGGGATCGACCTGTCCCGGCTCGCCGAGGAGGTCATCCTCTGGGCGACCGCGGAGTTCGGGTTCGTCACCCTCGACGACGCCTTCTCGACCGGATCCAGCATCATGCCGCAGAAGAAGAACCCTGACGTCGCCGAGCTGGCGAGGGGCAAGGCCGGCCGCCTGGTCGGGGACCTCGCCGGCCTGCTCGCCTCGCTCAAGGGGCTGCCGCTGGCCTACAACCGGGACCTGCAGGAGGACAAGGAGCCGGTCTTCGACGCCGTCGACACCCTCGAGGTCCTCCTGCCGGCCGTCTCGGGGATGGTCGCCACCCTCACCTTCCACACAGACCGGCTCGAGGAGCTGGCCCCGCAGGGCTTCTCACTGGCCACCGACGTCGCTGAGTGGCTCGTGCGCGAGGGCGTGCCCTTCCGCGTCGCCCACGAGGTCGCGGGGGAGTGCGTGCGCGTCTGCGAGTCGCGGGGGATCGGACTGGAGGACCTCGGCGACGAGGACCTGCGCGCCATCAGCGTGCACCTCCACCCGGGGGTTCGCTCGGTCCTCACCGTCCCCGGCTCGATCGCCTCGCGCGACGCCCACGGCGGCACCGCCCCGGTGCGCGTGGCCGAGCAGCGTGCCCACCTGCTGCACGAGGTCGCCGCGCGCCGGCACTGGGTGGAGACCATGCCGCTGGTGCGGGACTAG
- a CDS encoding DNA-3-methyladenine glycosylase, with translation MARLRRVRRELLGGPVLDVAPALLGGHLTAHGVTVRLTEVEAYAGTRDPGSHAFRGPTPRTEVMFGPPGYLYVYFSYGMHWCCNVVCGPDGEASAVLLRAGEIVDGVELARSRRDAGRSRPHPARDLARGPARLASALALDRDEHGADLLDPDGPVSLRVVDGADLRVSRGPRVGVSGEGGDPDRYPWRFWLDGEPTVSTYRPAVRRRRSGTDGRTGATGPGTGRT, from the coding sequence GTGGCGCGGCTCCGACGCGTCCGGCGCGAGCTGCTCGGCGGACCGGTCCTCGACGTCGCCCCAGCGCTGCTCGGCGGGCACCTCACCGCGCACGGCGTCACCGTGCGGCTGACCGAGGTCGAGGCCTACGCGGGCACCCGCGACCCCGGCTCGCACGCCTTCCGCGGACCTACCCCGCGCACCGAGGTGATGTTCGGGCCCCCCGGGTACCTCTACGTCTACTTCTCCTACGGGATGCACTGGTGCTGCAACGTGGTGTGCGGCCCGGACGGGGAGGCCAGCGCGGTCCTGCTCCGCGCCGGCGAGATCGTCGACGGCGTGGAGCTCGCCCGCTCGCGGCGCGACGCCGGCCGGAGCCGGCCGCACCCGGCCAGGGACCTCGCCCGCGGCCCGGCGCGGCTCGCCTCCGCACTCGCCCTGGACCGCGACGAGCACGGGGCGGACCTGCTCGACCCCGACGGGCCCGTGTCCCTCCGCGTCGTCGACGGTGCCGACCTGCGGGTGTCCCGGGGACCGCGCGTGGGGGTGTCGGGTGAGGGAGGTGACCCGGACCGCTACCCGTGGCGGTTCTGGCTCGACGGTGAGCCGACGGTGTCGACCTACCGGCCGGCCGTGCGCCGCCGCAGGAGCGGCACGGACGGACGGACCGGCGCGACCGGACCGGGCACCGGCCGCACGTAG
- a CDS encoding IS110 family RNA-guided transposase: MIFVGNDWAEDHHDVYVMDEAGKKLAAKRFGEGIEGVTALHAFLGAHAEDPAQVRVGIETDRGLWVNALVAAGYQVHAINPKAAARYRDRHHVSGAKSDAGDAKMLADLVRTDAHNHRLVAGDSAQVEGVKVIARAHQNLVWSRSRETNRLRSALREYYPAALVAFEDLDHRDALAVLGRAPDPLTGAKLTLSQIKAALRAGGRRRYLDATAERIQEGLRTEQLAAPAPVVEAYAASTKALVGLLVAFNTQIADLETQLEQSFEQHPDADIYLSLPGLSDVLGARVLGELGDDPERFADAKSRRNYAGTSPITKASGKKKIVLARYVRNKRLYDAVDQWAFCSLTGSPGARAYYDERRAADYEHHEALRALGNRWIGILHGCLKHGTPYDEHTAWAHRHHAAA; this comes from the coding sequence GTGATCTTCGTCGGCAACGACTGGGCAGAGGATCACCACGACGTCTACGTGATGGACGAGGCGGGCAAGAAGCTCGCGGCCAAGAGGTTCGGGGAGGGCATCGAGGGCGTCACGGCCCTGCACGCCTTCCTCGGTGCGCACGCCGAGGACCCCGCGCAGGTGCGCGTCGGGATCGAGACCGATCGGGGACTGTGGGTCAACGCGCTGGTCGCAGCGGGGTACCAGGTCCACGCGATCAACCCCAAGGCCGCCGCGCGGTACCGGGACCGGCACCATGTCAGCGGTGCCAAGTCCGACGCCGGCGACGCCAAGATGCTGGCCGACCTGGTCCGCACCGATGCGCACAACCACCGGCTCGTCGCCGGGGACAGCGCGCAGGTGGAGGGCGTCAAGGTCATCGCCCGGGCGCACCAGAACCTCGTCTGGTCCCGTTCCCGGGAGACCAACCGGCTGCGCAGCGCGCTGCGCGAGTACTATCCCGCCGCCCTCGTCGCGTTCGAGGACCTGGACCACCGCGACGCCCTGGCCGTCCTCGGCCGAGCACCCGACCCGCTCACCGGGGCGAAGTTGACCCTGTCCCAGATCAAGGCCGCGCTGCGCGCCGGCGGGCGTCGCCGCTACCTGGACGCCACCGCCGAACGGATCCAGGAAGGGCTACGAACCGAGCAGCTGGCCGCTCCGGCCCCGGTCGTCGAGGCCTACGCCGCGAGCACCAAGGCCCTCGTCGGGCTGCTGGTCGCGTTCAACACCCAGATCGCCGACCTCGAGACCCAGCTGGAACAGTCTTTTGAGCAGCACCCGGACGCCGACATCTACCTCTCGCTGCCAGGCCTGAGTGACGTCCTCGGCGCCCGGGTGCTCGGCGAGCTCGGGGACGACCCCGAACGCTTCGCTGACGCCAAGTCTCGCAGGAACTACGCCGGCACCTCACCCATCACCAAGGCCTCGGGCAAGAAGAAGATCGTGCTGGCCCGGTACGTGCGCAACAAGCGCCTCTACGACGCGGTCGACCAGTGGGCCTTCTGCTCCCTGACCGGCAGCCCCGGCGCCCGCGCCTACTACGACGAACGCCGCGCCGCCGACTACGAGCACCACGAAGCCCTACGCGCCCTGGGCAACCGATGGATCGGGATCCTGCACGGCTGCCTCAAACACGGCACGCCCTACGACGAGCACACCGCCTGGGCACACCGTCACCACGCCGCCGCTTGA
- the tyrS gene encoding tyrosine--tRNA ligase, producing the protein MTNILDELQWRGLVAQTTDLDALRAALDEGPVTLYCGFDPTAASLHFGNLVQLIVLRHFQRAGHRVLALVGGSTGLIGDPRPTSERALKTRELTAEYVERIRQQVAPFLDLDGDNPALLVNNLDWTAPMSALDFLRDVGKHFRVNQMIKKDAIAARLESQEGISYTEFSYQLLQGMDFLHLYREYGCSLQTGGQDQWGNLTAGVDLIHRAEGGTAHVLTTPLVTDEAGEKYGKSAGNAVWLAADMTSPYAFYQYWINVADSETGKLLRIFTDRSQEEIAELELAAVERPHLREAQRALAAEVTTLVHGAAATEQVEAASGVLFGRGDPATIDARTLADATRELPGAHVTPGTDVLQALVETGLADSRGAARRLVVEGGVSINNVKVNDVERTLDAADFLHGAVALLRRGRRNLAAARNAG; encoded by the coding sequence GTGACGAACATCCTCGACGAGCTGCAGTGGCGCGGACTGGTGGCGCAGACCACCGACCTGGACGCGCTTCGCGCGGCGCTGGACGAGGGCCCGGTCACGCTCTACTGCGGATTCGACCCCACGGCCGCGTCGCTCCACTTCGGCAACCTGGTGCAGCTGATCGTGCTGCGTCACTTCCAGCGTGCGGGGCACCGGGTCCTGGCACTGGTCGGTGGGTCGACCGGACTCATCGGGGACCCCAGGCCGACCTCCGAGCGAGCCCTGAAGACCCGGGAGCTCACCGCCGAGTACGTCGAGCGGATCCGTCAGCAGGTCGCCCCGTTCCTCGACCTCGACGGGGACAACCCCGCTCTGCTCGTCAACAACCTCGACTGGACGGCGCCGATGAGCGCCCTGGACTTCCTGCGTGACGTCGGCAAGCACTTCAGGGTCAACCAGATGATCAAGAAGGACGCCATCGCGGCCCGGCTGGAGAGTCAGGAGGGCATCTCCTACACCGAGTTCAGCTACCAGCTGCTCCAGGGGATGGACTTCCTGCACCTCTACCGGGAGTACGGCTGCAGCCTGCAGACAGGCGGTCAGGACCAGTGGGGGAACCTCACCGCGGGCGTGGACCTGATCCACCGGGCAGAGGGGGGCACGGCCCACGTCCTCACCACGCCGCTGGTGACGGACGAGGCGGGGGAGAAGTACGGCAAGTCGGCCGGCAACGCGGTCTGGCTGGCTGCGGACATGACCAGTCCGTACGCCTTCTACCAGTACTGGATCAACGTCGCCGACTCCGAGACAGGCAAGCTGCTGCGGATCTTCACCGACCGCTCGCAGGAGGAGATCGCCGAGCTGGAGCTGGCCGCGGTCGAGCGACCCCATCTCCGGGAGGCCCAGCGGGCGCTGGCGGCGGAGGTCACCACCCTGGTCCACGGAGCCGCCGCGACCGAGCAGGTCGAGGCCGCAAGCGGGGTCCTCTTCGGCAGGGGCGACCCCGCCACGATCGACGCGCGCACCCTTGCGGACGCGACCAGGGAGCTGCCGGGCGCCCACGTCACCCCCGGCACAGACGTGCTGCAGGCACTCGTGGAGACCGGCCTGGCCGACAGCCGGGGAGCGGCCCGCCGGCTCGTGGTCGAGGGTGGCGTCAGCATCAACAACGTCAAGGTCAACGACGTGGAGCGCACGCTCGACGCGGCGGACTTCCTGCACGGGGCGGTCGCCCTGCTCCGACGCGGCCGGCGCAACCTCGCAGCGGCGCGGAACGCTGGCTGA